One window from the genome of Bacillus weihaiensis encodes:
- a CDS encoding DUF1697 domain-containing protein: MIYVALLRGVNVGGKNKIKMAELRDLLESMGLKRVRTYIQSGNIVFESNDNEESLQIQIEKKIEEEFNFSVSVILRTALELEKIVQNCPFSEKEMSEAEALAVGESLYVALLLKSPPQETIERLNKYKNEYETYKNENREVYLLFYNSIRNSKLANQLQKLGTPVTIRNWRTLNKLNTIVSTMNI, encoded by the coding sequence ATGATTTATGTCGCACTGTTGCGAGGTGTTAACGTAGGCGGAAAAAATAAGATCAAGATGGCTGAATTAAGGGATCTTCTTGAATCAATGGGATTAAAACGGGTACGAACATATATTCAAAGCGGTAATATTGTTTTCGAATCAAATGATAATGAAGAGTCGTTACAAATACAAATAGAAAAGAAAATAGAAGAAGAATTTAACTTTTCGGTCAGTGTTATTTTGAGAACAGCCTTGGAATTGGAAAAGATTGTTCAGAATTGTCCATTCTCGGAGAAGGAAATGTCAGAAGCGGAAGCTTTAGCGGTGGGAGAAAGCTTATACGTAGCTTTATTGCTTAAATCACCACCGCAGGAAACAATTGAACGTCTAAACAAATATAAAAATGAATACGAAACTTACAAGAACGAAAATCGCGAAGTTTACCTTTTGTTTTATAATAGTATTCGTAATTCCAAGTTGGCGAATCAACTTCAGAAATTGGGTACACCTGTAACAATTCGTAACTGGAGAACTCTAAATAAGCTCAATACAATAGTATCTACAATGAATATTTAA
- a CDS encoding putative quinol monooxygenase, whose product MKKFGLFNKLTACEGKRDELAEILLQASKSMEELDDCELYVVSLGNESSDTIYVYEVWVDENAHQASLSQEVFQSLIQKAKPFIAGMDRVSTLSPLGGKGISTFLRD is encoded by the coding sequence AAAATTTGGATTGTTTAACAAATTAACTGCCTGTGAGGGGAAACGCGATGAGTTAGCAGAAATATTATTACAGGCATCGAAATCTATGGAGGAATTAGATGACTGTGAGTTGTATGTCGTTAGTTTAGGTAATGAAAGTTCTGATACCATTTATGTCTATGAGGTATGGGTTGATGAGAATGCACATCAGGCTTCTTTGTCGCAAGAAGTATTCCAGTCACTGATCCAAAAGGCTAAACCGTTCATTGCGGGAATGGATAGGGTTAGTACATTATCACCCTTAGGTGGAAAAGGTATTTCCACTTTTTTGCGAGATTAG